In Pedobacter heparinus DSM 2366, the following are encoded in one genomic region:
- a CDS encoding PorP/SprF family type IX secretion system membrane protein: MKKLILLITGLIFFLLHPVQAQQDAQFSQYMFNGIYINPAYAGYREQLNLHAFYRNQWTGIEGAPKTMSLAVDAIANGGNVGLAFQVSGDKLGAQSNLSTYASYAYRLKMSADGTSRLAFGVSAGLIQLGINGALLNPNDPEPDQPTGLQNTVVPDAKAGVYYADQRFYAGFSVDNLVSQYIDIKKYAFMPQPKPHFYLTAGMLLPLSTDILLKPSFLLKDDRGGPTSLDVNVFFILADKLWLGGAYRTGVKLYHKQYAQQGLSNLNSAVAAIQIFPGSNLRIGYAYDFSMGPMQGYSNGTHELSIGYFFNRKNTRMLSPRYF, encoded by the coding sequence ATGAAGAAACTCATATTATTAATTACAGGATTAATATTTTTCCTCCTGCATCCTGTCCAGGCACAACAGGATGCACAGTTTAGCCAGTACATGTTTAATGGCATATATATAAACCCGGCTTATGCAGGGTACCGGGAGCAGCTGAACCTACATGCTTTTTACAGGAACCAGTGGACGGGGATAGAAGGAGCTCCGAAAACCATGTCTTTAGCCGTAGATGCCATCGCTAATGGGGGAAATGTTGGTTTGGCTTTTCAGGTGTCTGGTGATAAATTAGGGGCACAAAGTAACCTTTCGACCTACGCAAGCTATGCCTATCGCCTGAAAATGAGTGCCGATGGCACCTCCAGATTGGCTTTTGGGGTTAGTGCAGGTCTGATACAGTTAGGAATAAACGGCGCCTTACTTAACCCTAATGACCCGGAACCCGATCAGCCCACAGGCCTGCAAAATACGGTTGTACCCGATGCTAAAGCAGGGGTATATTATGCCGATCAGCGTTTTTATGCAGGGTTTAGTGTAGATAACCTGGTATCGCAATACATTGATATTAAAAAGTATGCTTTTATGCCCCAGCCCAAGCCGCATTTTTATTTAACAGCAGGAATGTTGCTGCCCTTATCTACTGATATTTTGCTAAAACCTTCATTTCTGTTGAAAGATGACCGTGGCGGTCCCACAAGTTTGGATGTAAATGTTTTTTTTATCCTGGCCGATAAGTTATGGCTTGGTGGAGCCTACCGTACAGGAGTTAAGCTATACCATAAACAGTACGCCCAGCAAGGATTGTCCAACCTCAATTCGGCTGTGGCGGCAATACAAATTTTTCCGGGTTCCAATTTAAGGATTGGTTATGCTTACGATTTTTCGATGGGTCCGATGCAGGGCTACAGCAATGGTACGCATGAGCTGTCTATAGGCTATTTCTTTAACCGAAAAAATACCCGCATGCTAAGTCCACGGTATTTTTAA